One window of the Rosa rugosa chromosome 3, drRosRugo1.1, whole genome shotgun sequence genome contains the following:
- the LOC133737334 gene encoding S-adenosyl-L-methionine:benzoic acid/salicylic acid carboxyl methyltransferase 3-like: MEVEQVLHMNGGDGKTSYANHSLLQRAVISTVKPIVDASIEELCSTLFPECLKIADLGCSSGPNTLLVVSDIMDNIQNTFRKLNLPPPSLQAFLNDLPRNDFNTVFKSLPGFYKKLDEEPDKKSGPCFIAAMPGSFYGRLFPNNSLHFVHSSYALMWISEVPKGLVTKAGEGLNKGNIYIAKTSSPAVFNEYFEQFKRDFTLFLRSRAQELVPGGSMVLTTMGSITSNDPLCIWEFVGLKLNDMVLDGLIKKEKLDTFNLPYYAPTRYEVKEVIEAEGSFTLQNLEAFRNDWDSYIKQANNDLDKKARAAILSTDIRAVGEPILASHFGEEAMDELFSRFEENVLDHMEREKCQFINLVISLTKKC; encoded by the exons atggaggtaGAGCAGGTTCTTCACATGAATGGCGGAGATGGCAAAACAAGCTACGCAAACCACTCACTTCTTCAA AGAGCTGTGATTTCGACGGTGAAGCCCATAGTGGACGCAAGCATAGAGGAGCTCTGCAGCACTCTCTTCCCAGAGTGTCTGAAAATAGCAGACTTGGGATGCTCTTCGGGACCCAATACCCTTCTGGTGGTATCAGACATCATGGACAACATCCAGAACACGTTTCGGAAGCTGAACCTTCCCCCACCATCGCTTCAAGCATTCTTGAATGACCTTCCCAGGAACGATTTCAACACGGTGTTCAAGTCACTGCCTGGCTTCTATAAGAAGCTCGATGAAGAACCTGATAAAAAGTCGGGTCCTTGTTTCATTGCAGCAATGCCCGGTTCCTTTTATGGGAGGCTCTTTCCTAACAACTCTCTCCACTTTGTTCATTCTTCTTATGCTCTCATGTGGATCTCTGAG GTTCCAAAAGGTTTGGTAACAAAAGCAGGAGAGGGACTGAACAAGGGGAACATATACATAGCCAAGACAAGCTCACCTGCTGTGTTTAATGAATACTTTGAGCAATTCAAAAGGGACTTCACACTCTTTCTGAGATCTCGGGCACAAGAACTAGTCCCGGGAGGTAGTATGGTCCTCACAACCATGGGCAGCATAACGAGCAATGATCCCCTCTGCATTTGGGAATTCGTCGGATTGAAACTCAATGACATGGTTTTAGAT GGTTTGATTAAGAAGGAAAAGTTGGACACATTCAATTTGCCATACTATGCACCCACAAGATATGAGGTAAAGGAGGTGATCGAGGCTGAAGGGTCTTTTACTTTGCAAAACCTTGAAGCTTTCAGAAATGACTGGGACTCTTACATAAAACAAGCTAACAATGACCTTGACAAGAAAGCAAGGGCTGCAATACTCTCCACTGACATAAGGGCTGTGGGAGAGCCTATTCTGGCCAGCCATTTCGGAGAGGAAGCAATGGATGAATTGTTCAGTAGGTTCGAAGAAAATGTTCTCGATCACATGGAAAGGGAGAAGTGCCAGTTCATTAACCTGGTTATCTCATTGACTAAGAAGTGTTGA